A region from the Medicago truncatula cultivar Jemalong A17 chromosome 6, MtrunA17r5.0-ANR, whole genome shotgun sequence genome encodes:
- the LOC25496940 gene encoding sugar transport protein 14: protein MAGGAFADGSTLKRAHLYEHKITGYLIFSCIIGALGGALFGYDLGVSGGVTSMDDFLVEFFPHVYARKHEKLQETDYCKYDDQILTLFTSSLYFAALVSTFGASSLTKNKGRRASILVGSVSFFCGAIINAAAKNIAMLIIGRILLGIGIGFGNQAVPLYLSEMAPAKIRGAVNQLFQLTTCLGILIANLVNYGTEKIHPWGWRLSLGLATVPAIFMFIGGIFCPETPNSLVEQGRMDEGRVVLEKIRGTRNVDAEFDDLIEASREAKSIKNPFQNLLLRKNRPQFIIGAICIPAFQQLTGNNSILFYAPVIFQTIGFGSGASLYSSVITSVALVLATLISMALVDKFGRRAFFLEAGTEMIICMVATAIVLATCFGDGKQLSFGVAIFLVLVIFLFVLAYGRSWGPLGWLVPSELFPLEIRSSAQSVVVCVNMIFTAIVAQFFLVSLCHLKYGIFLLFGGLIVLMSCFVYFLLPETKQVPIEEIYLLFENHWFWKNIVKDENKGSETQA, encoded by the exons ATGGCAGGTGGAGCATTTGCAGATGGTAGCACCCTCAAGAGGGCTCATCTTTATGAGCATAAGATAACTGGTTATCTCATATTTTCTTGCATTATTGGAGCACTTGGTGGGGCTCTATTTGGATATGATCTTGGTGTTTCAG GTGGTGTTACTTCCATGGATGATTTCCTCGTAGAATTCTTCCCACATGTGTATGCGAGGAAGCATGAAAAACTTCAAGAAACAGATTATTGTAAATATGATGATCAAATATTGACACTATTTACTTCATCTCTCTACTTTGCGGCTCTTGTGTCCACATTTGGCGCTTCAAGTCtaacaaaaaacaaaggaaGGAGAGCAAGTATCTTAGTTGGTTCTGTAAGCTTCTTTTGTGGAGCTATTATCAACGCAGCTGCCAAGAATATAGCAATGTTGATCATTGGACGTATTCTTCTTGGAATTGGTATTGGATTTGGAAACCAA GCTGTTCCTCTATATCTTTCAGAAATGGCACCAGCAAAAATTAGAGGAGCAGTGAACCAACTCTTCCAATTAACAACATGTTTAGGAATTTTGATTGCTAACCTTGTGAATTATGGTACTGAGAAAATTCACCCTTGGGGATGGAGATTATCCCTAGGTTTAGCAACAGTTCCAGCAATATTCATGTTCATTGGAGGCATTTTTTGTCCAGAAACACCAAACAGTCTCGTTGAACAAGGCCGAATGGATGAAGGAAGAGTAGTGTTGGAAAAGATTAGAGGAACCAGAAATGTTGATGCTGAATTTGATGATCTTATTGAGGCTAGCAGAGAAGCAAAATCTATTAAGAATCCATTTCAGAATCTCCTTTTGAGAAAGAATAGACCTCAATTCATCATTGGTGCAATTTGTATTCCAGCATTTCAACAACTTACTGGAAACAACTCTATTCTATTCTATGCTCCTGTTATTTTCCAAACAATTGGATTTGGCTCTGGTGCATCTCTATATTCATCTGTTATTACAAGTGTTGCTCTTGTTCTTGCTACACTCATCTCAATGGCTTTGGTTGACAAGTTTGGTAGGAGAGCTTTCTTTTTGGAAGCTGGTACTGAAATGATAATATGCATG GTTGCCACAGCTATAGTTTTGGCTACTTGTTTTGGAGATGGAAAACAACTTTCATTTGGAGTTGCAATCTTTCTAGTTTTAGtgattttcttatttgttttggCATATGGAAGATCTTGGGGTCCCTTAGGGTGGTTGGTTCCTAGTGAACTCTTTCCATTAGAGATAAGGTCATCTGCACAAAGTGTTGTGGTGTGTGTCAACATGATCTTCACCGCCATTGTCGCACAGTTCTTCCTTGTGTCACTTTGCCACCTTAAATACGGAATCTTCTTGCTTTTTGGTGGATTGATTGTCCTTATGAGCTGCTTTGTCTACTTCCTATTGCCAGAAACCAAGCAAGTTCCAATTGAAGAGATTTATCTTCTGTTTGAGAATCATTGGTTTTGGAAGAATATTGTCAAAGACGAAAACAAGGGGTCTGAAACACAAGCATAA